The genomic segment cataaaatcttacatttgcttgcaagtatgtgagaaaaataatcaaacatgggtctgttacgcgaacaaggatatctcaacctcTTGTAAGAGTTTagctggccagcactcggcaagcctcatGCTTACTAACCAAACTCTTACAATtaggttgagatatccctgtccacggaacagacctaTGTTAGATTCTATTGATCTATACTAAGCAGTGTGTCTTTCTGTGAACTATCGTGGGATATTTTGACTCCCAAAATAAATTTTGACTCCTAGATATGAAGAGaccaaaacaatttttttaatgtcagaatccaagatggttgATTTTCAGCCATTTTGAAACTGATCAGCTCGAAAAATTGCCAAGCAGAACTAGGATGCATTGGAAATCATCTTGTAAAAATGTTCTCCATTAACTTCCATCAATATTGTGCAAATGAACCAGACAGGCCGACAGATAAGCTAATCACTATAAGGCACCTGTATCCTTATACCTTCTCACTAGCCTCGACATCATGCCACATTTTTGTAAAGGAAATTCACCAGATTGACATGCCATAAGACAGTTAACTAACCAGCCACCACCGAGAATCTCTCGTACTGATTCCTGTCTATACAGATACAGAAAAAACTTGGAAGAACACGTCTCTCGTCCATTTGTTATTTTTGGACAATAAAATACACtgtttgtatatttaaatcacTGATTCTTGTTGGTCTTGTGTTGTTAACAACTAAATCATATTTCTTCACGAAATATAGatattcatttcaacatattttttgtgTAAATATAATCCATATTTTAATAGGATTACAACTGTTTGTtcgctgggtttatcaccccacAAACAGTCAGTgattttgaggcagggtctctttgtagtagttggtgactacctcactgaacaacatacacgaggcccgtcacatgccatccagaggAATTAATGTAAAGTGTCttgcttggtttggtttggtttgtttttgtttaacgtcctattaacagccagggtcatttaaggacgtgccaggttttggaggtggaggaaagccggagtacccggagaaaaaccaccggcctacggcaagtacctggcaactgccccacgtaggtttcgaactcgcaacccagaggtggagggctagtgataaagtgtcgggacaccttaaccactcggccaccgcggccccaatcttgtgtcttgcccaaggaaacaaccacgacagcacacACCAGTCCGTTTCTCAGATTCCCGAAAAACACGAactgacatgggtagggagtgtcgaaccactgcacctcggatcttcacccgAGATTATGTGACCAGctctctaaccgactgagctatcacagccccTATGAAAGAAGCCAGTCagatttttcatttaaatagaAATTTTTCATCCATACTGATATTAGATAAACCAACCACTGGTATTTTTCTAAGCaaacaaaattatgaaaaaagttTGACATAACCCTGAAAAACCACTATAAACCAGGAGATCCCACATTTTACCCAGAACCAAATTTACCCGTTTTTCTCTTGTGTGACTTCTCTGTGAATCAAACAAACACTGCAGTTGTCAAACCAAAACCAAATAACACAATGTCTGCAGAGTAAAAGTCAACTCAGGGAATTCTGTACTTTCATAGATTTATGACACCAAATTTCTCTCAAGATATCAGTATATCTTTcatttaacatatattcaaaACCTGTTCAAGTTACAATTTGTCCATGTTAAAAAACTTTCACAGTGCTGACACAGATCTATGTAGGTATTATGTAATAATAAAGCTAGGGTATCTATCAAATTGCCTTTGACAAAACAGGTTTAAATAGCTTTTCAAACcatgtttttcttttattgatatgatttaaaattcaaaattccaattaaaatcataatattaacaggtgtaatttttttttttttttttttttctggaggGTGGGGGAGAGGGTTGACAAATATATAAGAATTGGGTTGCCTCAATTAAATTCATCGAAAAATTAATCAAAGACAAAAATCATACAAATTTTACAGAATGTGGTTTTAACAAAATCTCTAATTCATCATTGAATACTCGGCGTGAAATACAATGGTACACTACCTGGTGATCTGTGACGTTTTTCTCTGTCCCTATCTCTGTCCCGGGAACGCTTCCGATTAGATCTGAAAAGccaaacaaattaattaattaaattccTTCACAATTTGCAAAATCTTTGGAGTTAGAGCTGTTGAAGCCTGTTATCCAAAGAAATTTCTTAATCCTACCGTCTAAAATCACAATGTATTGGTGATACTGAGTCATCCCTGTGAGATTGTTTTTCTGGCTGTTTGACCAGTtggctgtgacagtctgaaGAACACCAAATTATTTGTTAACAATGTATTTGATTTTCTGACAATTTTGTTTCTTCAAAACTGAATTCAGTATAATGTAAACGTACATGTCTTAGAAGTAATCTTATTTTTAGGGCTTTTTACACTGAAAGAAATCAGCATAATAATATTCGTATTATTTACACTTTCTGTACACTAATTCTACAGCAATTCATATGCCTTAATCCCTCATTGTTTTAATGTGTACAAATTTTTGTATCATACCATTTCATTAACATTTGATTGTGCCAAAAAAAGTACATTAATTATGACCAAGTTTTGTCTGAAAACAAGTTTATAACtttaattaatgttaatatttCCTATATACAACATGTCCTGGAAACAAATTAACAAGTGCATAGTAAAGTATTCAAACAGCAGGTTTTTTAGGGGTTTTCTTTCTTGTTTTAGTTCGAAACATCTACCTAGGTAGATcgctgtttatatatataattacctgctGTGGGGTGAGGGACTACGAGCGTGTCGAGGTGAAGGACTTCTGTTGGGTTTGTCAGCATCTTTATAACTCCCTCTCCTGCGTTCTGGGGACGGACTCCTCTCGTGCTGAAACAACCAACAGAATCTTTCttaaaattctaaataaaaattCTGAGCTTTATTTCTGGCTTAACCATTTATTTTATAGTAGAtacattaaattaataaaacaatttgacaACTGATAGTTCTGTACATGACAATTTTCCTAAATGACTCATATACGCCTAAGCAATCAACTGAAAACATTGTCTATGTTTTCTTTTCAATCTGTTAAATTCTGGGCCTGTAGGTTTATACGGATAAACCagttcatcattttttttaatgcaacATTTGAGGCATAAATTTTACGGGACCTCCAGATGTTGACACAGCCTTCATCAGGGCTCAACCAAAAGCAACACAGGACCATAAGGTCACTTCTTGTTTAGAAAACAAACAATTCTGCTCAAACCGATGACGGCTACCTTATAGCCGAAACATGTCAACAATGCTCTCCATTGAATCAGACCACTGAATGAATCTCCGTGTTGGGCTAAATGTCGGGCGCAAATGACAAAGGTACTCTTGGGTAACGTGAAATATCAAACTAACCATTGCCTCCTCATCATCCGACGTGTCCATGTTCTCGAGGTCTTCCTCCAACGCACTGACACGAGGATCTAGTGTGTTGCTTTCCTCCATCACTGTTCGCTTCTGTAGACACATCAAAATTACATTTCAATAGTAAAATCCTTAATATATTATAAGGAAGAAAAGCCTCGATTATGCAGAGGAGGGAGGAGCACTTTTAGTTCATCCTCAAACATGCAGTGAAAAAGGTTATGACTTTTGGGAGATTGTTCAGATCAAGTTTACATAATATAACAGATACGGGCCTACCTGGATTCTTGGTAAGATGATGTCACAGACACGTTCCTCTCGGAGTAATTCATCTATGAATTCATCCATGTGTATCAACTCAAACCCTGAAAAATATTTCCTCCAAGTAAGTCAACGCATGAAATGCAACATTATTGATATGAAATCAGGGAATAAAGAAGCAATTGGAACCCAATCAGGAAAGAACTGTACCTACACAGGTTATGACAAACGTTTACACTGAAATTATCACTGACACCAAGATACTTAGTTTTAACACCCAAGATACTTCATCTTAGTCACCTGATGCAATCAGTGCTACAAACACACTGGACTGGTAAAGTGGCACCTTTAAGTTATGGCAAGGATCGATATAAAGTTAATTCATCATTTCATATTAACAAATTATGTTTGGccagcaatatatatatatatatccttgtaCTGGCTTTTACAACCACACGTTCCTCCTCACTTAGAGATGTCAGCTGACTATACACGAATACAAAAGAGGCCAAAAGAGCCTACACCACTAATATTTCAGTGATCATGGAAAAATCTCTCATTTAAGtaatgttacaaatattttcctatGCTTGGGACCTGTGTCTCAGGACCAAGCATATGGGGATTAACACACTTTCCTTTAACAATCTTGTCTTGAACAATTTCTTTCTAATTATCTTACTTTCTAATTATCTATCTGAATTTAATGGAAAGGAACATTTGCATACTACTACATGAACATGAATTCTTACCACCATCTTTGTTCTGACGTTTCAATTTTCTGTAATCGTAATACAGGGGCTCCAAGTATTTATAGCAGTCCAAGGACGATCCTGTCAGTCGCATGTAAAATGCTCCCAACGCTCGAACATACCTGGCAACAAGTAAGAGTACAAACAACCTTTAACTAAGTTAATAATCCGCAAATGTACTACCAATAGAAAGGTCTTGTCACATGGAACACACacatcaaatatgaaagccccATCTCATACGGTTAACATACACTGGTCAAggttaaagatttttttaaagtaggtcaaaggcCACAGTCAAGGTCACCAAATTAAGTACCAGCAGAGAGGTCTTATCACAAAGAATACACATATCAAATACCTAagctgtatcctcattagtattgacacaacactgttttgTAAAAATTCAACGTTTCTGTCTACGAAAAATGTTGACTGAACAGGGAATGTGTCCTGATGAGCTTAATTTATTCagcttttttttatttctatttctcaaaTTATTGACCCATAACATTACCCAACATGTctgataaaaaatatctttttttgatattaaaatgcATCATTAATGACATTTATTGTGTGAAAAACAAGCCTTAATATGACATCTTAAACCAGGGTCATTTTCATTTATCAGTTGCACCAGAACTATTCCTTAATGGAATAAGGACAGTCATGGTGAATTTATGCTGGTTTCAGTAGATCCTTGGCAAAGACTTCCAAGGACAGTAATGATGTATTAATATCTGCAGGTCCGTCAAGGTCTACTCTacctaaaatattaaatttaaaaacaggGGAACCAGTTTTGTCTGCATAAATAAACAGACTAGGACAGAAGTAAAAGGttcattttatttcagtaaGCATAAAAAGATCTACAATTAGTGGTAAAAATATTCGATAACAACAGCTATCCACACTTACTTAAAGTTCTCATTCCTGAGGAACTCCACCACGATATCTTTCTCAGGTTGGATCTGCAGCATCTTGAGTACGAGGCACAGAAATGGAGACGGTTTTACATTTCCTCCATATACACCACCAATGAATTTGAGCTCCATCGCCTTGTCCACCAGCAAGGCAGCTGCAAAACATTAATTACCTCTTAAATGTGGTCATCGCCTAAGtaataaaatatcagaaaacaatCAAATTTCAGTTTCATGAGTAtcaataatataaacattatgtcCTATGATTATAAATCAGGTAATACTCAGTTTAAATGATTTATTCACATGCTTCGCCATGGCATATGAAACCAGTGGGAGTTAACTAATATCGACATTTCCCCCATCAGGGTTGGATTGAATCTGTGCACCGTTCCCAGTCCCAGACTTGGTTTGCCTTCCAGGTCAACACTTGGGGGAATTCCAATCCAGCTAGAACCAATACATACCTGCCTCAGTGCCTACACTGCTCTACAGGGTATGGAATTGGTCCCATTTCCGATAGTGTAGCGGAACTGAACCAGGTCAATCATCGGCAtccaggtagctcaattggtagagcatccagcTAGTATTCGGCGTCATCTCCTTTTACATATGGTGCCCAACTAAATACCCACGTCGGTGGTATAGAGGTGAA from the Pecten maximus chromosome 4, xPecMax1.1, whole genome shotgun sequence genome contains:
- the LOC117326242 gene encoding pre-mRNA-splicing factor 38A-like; amino-acid sequence: MANRTVKDAHSVKGTNPQYLVEKIIRTRIYECRYWKEECFALTAALLVDKAMELKFIGGVYGGNVKPSPFLCLVLKMLQIQPEKDIVVEFLRNENFKYVRALGAFYMRLTGSSLDCYKYLEPLYYDYRKLKRQNKDGGFELIHMDEFIDELLREERVCDIILPRIQKRTVMEESNTLDPRVSALEEDLENMDTSDDEEAMHERSPSPERRRGSYKDADKPNRSPSPRHARSPSPHSRSNRKRSRDRDRDREKRHRSPDKSRHRDDDDDRRRKHKKHKHDHKDHKDRKDSDRHHKHSDDNDRHHKHSDDRDRDRDRDRHRHRDRRDKRESGLSQKELEIKEANEQRAKLGLAPLK